In Candidatus Chlorohelix allophototropha, one DNA window encodes the following:
- a CDS encoding alpha/beta hydrolase, with amino-acid sequence MSEINFLPGINYQCISTDRLEVAYLEAGEVNKTPVVLIHGNVSCNLFFEDLMLVLANSGEYHVYAPDMRGYGKTQTLPVDATRGMKDYSDDLFSFVTALNLPPFHLLGWSLGGNVVMEYAIHHADTLRSLTLEAASSPFGFGGCQGLDGKPHFADFAGSGGGTANPDFVARLKNQDRSDEAPNSPRNVMNTYYFKPPFKVAPDIEENYVTAMLSTYVADGNYPGDLTTSENWPTVAPGTLGVNNALSPKYMNQSSFANISIKPDVLWIRGDSDQIVADNSLFDFGTLGMLGAVPGWPGMEIYPPQPMVSQLRSVLDTYKDNGGSYEEIVLADCGHSPHVEKPEEFGTKLLDFLRLH; translated from the coding sequence TCGAAGTGGCTTATCTTGAAGCTGGTGAGGTTAATAAAACACCTGTTGTTCTGATTCATGGCAATGTTTCTTGCAATCTGTTTTTTGAAGATTTGATGCTGGTGCTGGCAAATAGCGGTGAGTACCATGTATATGCTCCCGATATGCGTGGTTACGGTAAGACCCAGACTTTGCCGGTGGATGCTACCAGAGGTATGAAAGATTATTCGGACGACTTGTTTAGTTTCGTCACCGCTCTTAACCTTCCTCCTTTCCATTTGCTCGGTTGGTCATTAGGGGGCAATGTAGTTATGGAATATGCTATACACCATGCAGATACCTTGCGCTCTTTGACACTCGAAGCTGCAAGCTCACCTTTCGGGTTTGGTGGATGTCAGGGGCTTGACGGAAAACCACATTTTGCCGATTTCGCAGGTTCAGGCGGCGGTACTGCCAACCCTGATTTTGTAGCACGCCTAAAGAATCAGGATAGAAGCGATGAAGCGCCTAACTCACCCCGCAATGTTATGAATACCTATTATTTCAAGCCTCCTTTTAAAGTTGCGCCGGATATAGAAGAAAACTATGTCACTGCTATGCTTTCCACCTATGTGGCGGATGGCAATTATCCCGGCGACCTAACTACTTCAGAGAATTGGCCTACCGTTGCGCCCGGTACGCTTGGGGTGAATAATGCCCTTTCTCCCAAATATATGAACCAATCTAGTTTTGCCAATATTAGTATCAAACCTGATGTGTTATGGATACGTGGAGATAGCGACCAAATTGTTGCCGATAATTCTTTGTTTGATTTTGGCACTTTAGGAATGTTGGGCGCAGTTCCGGGTTGGCCCGGTATGGAGATTTACCCTCCTCAGCCTATGGTTTCACAACTCCGAAGTGTATTGGACACATACAAGGATAACGGAGGAAGTTATGAAGAAATTGTGCTGGCTGACTGTGGTCACAGCCCTCATGTAGAGAAACCCGAAGAATTTGGCACAAAACTTCTTGATTTTCTACGTCTTCATTAA